The DNA window CTCAAGGCGAAGAACGGCCGCACCACCGTTCTGCCGCGAGCAGCCAGGGGCCGGGAGGGCATCACCTTCGGGGTCCGTGAACACGGGAAGGTCATCGCGGTCTACCCGTCCGACGCCGTGGGCCTGGTGGCCCAGGGCAAGCTGGACAAGCGTCTGTTCGACGTGGCTGGGCTCGTCGCGGCGGGGTACGACGACGCCAAATCGAAGACGCTGCCGCTGATCGTCCGGCAGCGCCCCAGCAAGCAGCTGGGCAAGCCGAAGGGCATCATTCCCAACCGTTCGCTGCCGTCGATCGGCGCGACGGCGGTGAAGCAGACGAAGAAGGACGGCACGAAGTTCTGGGGGTGGCTGGTCGGCTCGGTCAACCGCAAGCCCGGCACGTCCGCGAGTCTGAACGGCACCGTGGACAAGGTCTGGCTGGACGGCAAGGTCAAGGCCACGCTGGAGCGGAGCGTCCCGCAGGTCCGCGCACCGCAGGCGTGGAAGGCCGGCTTCACCGGCAAGGGCGTCCGCGTCGCCGTTCTCGACACCGGCATCGACGAGAACCACCAGGACCTGAAGGGCGCGGTCGTCGCGCGGCAGGACTTCTCCGGTACGGGTGACACGGCCGACCTGTTCGGCCACGGCACGCACGTCGCCTCGATCATCACCGGCAACGGCGCGAAGTCGGCCGGCAAGTTGAAGGGTGTCGCGCCCGACGTCGCGCTGGTCAACGGCAAGGTGCTCGACAACGAGGGCTTCGGTTCGGAGTCGGGGATCATCGCCGGCATGGACTGGGCCACGCGTACGGCGAAGGCCAAGGTCGTCAACATGAGTCTCGGCGGCGACCCGACCGACGGCACCGACCCGATGTCGCAGGCCGTCAACACCCTGACGGCGTCCACCGGCGCGCTGTTCGTGATCGCGGCGGGAAACGCGTACGACAACTTCTCGGTGGGGACGCCGGGTGCGGCCGACAAGGCGCTCACCGTCGCCGCCACCGAGCGCGACCTCACCACCGCTGACTTCTCGAGCAAGGGTCCGCGGGTCGGCGACTTCGCGCTGAAGCCTGACATCTCCGCACCGGGGGTCGACATCGCCGCCGCCCGTGCCGCTGGCACGAACATCGGCGACAACCTGGATGCCTTCTACACAAGGCTTTCCGGCACCTCGATGGCGACGCCGCACGTTGCGGGCGCGGCCGCGATCCTGGCTCAGCGTTCCCCGAAGTGGAAGTCCGACCAGCTCAAGACGGCTCTGATGAGCACCGCGAACGCGCCGAAGGGCCGTCCGTGGGAGCAGGGCGCCGGCTTCCTCAACGTCGAGCGCGCGGTCAAGGCGAACGTGTGGTCGTACGAGGGCAGCATCTCGCGGTTCTACAAGTGGCCGCACACGAAGGTCGACTCCACGTCGGTGCACTACGTCAACCGCAGTACCAAGGCGATCAAGCTGAACGTCGCGTTCCACCCGGCCGATGTGGCTGGCGCTCCGATCCCGGCGGGCGTCTTCTCCGGGGTGCCGAAGACCGTCACGGTCCCGGCCGGTGGAACGGTCGCGGTGCCGGTCAAGATCGACCCGACGAAGAGCAAGCCGAACAAGTTCTACGTCGGCACGATCATCGCCTCCGCCGCGGGGATCACGATCCGCAACGCGGTCTCGGTGCACGTGGAGCCCGAGTCGTACGACGTGACGCTCGACTACACCGACCGCAACGGCCAGAAGGTCACCAGCCTGGACCGGTTCGCGCAACTGCCGGTCGTGCTGAACCCGTACACGGGCAACTTCTGGGACGTGCGGGCGAAGGGCGGCAAGCTCGTCGCGCGGGTGCCGAAGGGCACGACGTTCGCGGTGACGGAGAACCTCATCACGCCGGGCAAGGACGAGGTCGCTCCGTCGATCACGGTGATCTCCAAGCCGTCGTTCGCGGTGACCGCCAACACGACGGTCAGCCTGGATGCGCGGCAGGCCAAGAAGGTCTCGGTCAAGCTCGACCAGAACGCGCAGACCGAGTTCTGGCAGCTGTCGGTGATGGAGGCGATCCCGGACACCCAGTGGCACAGCTACTCGCTGGGCTTCCCGTCGCCGCCGGACGCGTACGTGCTGGCGACCGCTCCGGTCGCTGGGCGGAAGTACCAGTTCACGTACTACCAGGAGGCCGAGGCGGGTGACACGACGTACGAGACCGTGTCGGCGACGTCGCAGCGGCTGCCGGCCGACCCGACGTACACGGTGAAGGACTCGTCGCTGTCGGAGGTCACGTTCTCGATCGGCTCGGGTGGCAAGGCGCTGCCCGGTGCGTTGGGACACGGGCTGGCGTACGACGCGAACGGGCTGCTCTTCAACTTCGGCTACGAGCGTCCGGTCGACCTTCCGTCCACGCGCAAGCACCTGGTGACGACGGAGGTCAACGGCAGCGTCGAGGCGCTGTGGAGCGGGTATCTGTACGGCTTCGACTCCACGAGCGGGAACGCGCTGTTCGTGCAGGAGGCTCGGGAGCGGGCGTACTCGGGCACGGCGGAGTTCCGGAAGCGGGAGTTCCTGACGCCGGCGTACGGGTCGTCGGCGTTCGGCCTGCACTTCGGCGACGGCGGGATGGTGCTGTTCACGGAGCCTGTGAACAGCGCGAACGGTCCGGTGTTCGCGTTCGAGGACTCGATCGGCGGTCAGCTGCAGCTGAAGCGGAACGGGACTGTGATTGGGTCGTCCAACAACCCGTACTCCGTCGAGGCCCTGGGCTCGGCGACGGGGACGGCCACGTACGCGCTCGAGCTGCAGACGGGGCACCAGCTGTCGTGGCTGAACTACGGGCGGCAGGTCTCGGGGTCGTGGACGTTCAAGGCGACGAAGCCGGGTGCGGGGGATGCGCAGCAGTACAACCTGGTGGCGCCGCGCGTCAGCGGTGACTTCTCGCCGTCGGGCGATGCCCCGGCGGGGTCGAGCTTGCCGTTGACGATCCAGTCCGACCCGGGGACGCCTTGGCTGAGCAAGGTCGAGCTGTCGATCTCGTACGACGACGGCGCGACCTGGCGTGCGCTCACGGTCATGCCCGACCCGGACGGGTTCAAGACGACAGCGCCGTTGCCGAACGTGGCCTCGGGCTTCGCCTCGCTCCGCATCAAGGCCACCGGCGGCGACCCCACGTCGACGGCTGACCTCACCATCCTGCGCGCCTTCGGTATCAAGCGCGTGAGCTAGGGGAACGCATCAACGGAAGCGCCCCGGCCTGTTGGGCCGGGGCGCTTTCGCGTGCCCGGGTTAGTTGACCTTCACCGACACGGTGTGCCAGCCGGAGGCGCCGTTCGGGGCGGGAGGGGCGAGCTGGTCGGTCTGGGTGTCGCCCTCGGCGTCGGTCGCGCGGACCTGGAGCTTGTACGAGCCGGCCGTCGCGCCGGTCCACTGCCAGGTCCACTGGCGCCACGAGTCCACCGTAGGTTCGCCGGCCAGCCGCGCGGCCTGCCACGGGCCCTCGTCGACGCGCACCTCGACCTTGTCGATGCCGCGGTGCTGCGCCCACGCCACGCCCGCGACGACGACGTCGCCGGCGGGCACGGTGGCGTTGGACCGGGGTACGTCGATGCGCGACTGGGTCTTGATCGGCGCCTGCTCGTCCCACCCGCGCGGTGTCCAGTACGCGTCGAACCGGTCGAACCGCGTCACCTCGATGTCCACGACCCACTTCGTCGCCGACACGTACCCGTACAGCCCCGGCACCACCATCCGCACCGGGAAGCCGTGCTCCAACGGCAGCGGCGCGCCGTTCATCGCGAACGCCAACAGGGAGTCCCGCGCGTCCGTCAGCACCGACAGCGGCGTCCCGCAGGTCCAGCCGTCCACCGACGTCGACTTCACCGCGTCCGCGCCGGCGAGCGGACCGGCTTCGCGGAGCACCTCGGCGATCCGTACGCCGGACCACTGTGCGTTGCCGATCAGGTCGCCGCCGACCTCGTTCGAGACGCACGCGAGCGTGGCCCAGCTGTGCACGACTGGCCGCTTCAGCAGGTCGGCGAGCGACAGCTCGATCGGCTTCTCGACCATGCCGTGCACCTTCAGGCGCCATTCGTTCGGGTCGACGAGCGGGACCGAGAGCGCGGTGTCGATCCGGTAGAACGTGTCGTTCGGCGTCTGCCAGGTCGACAGGCCCTTGAGGCCGAGCTCGGCGATCGCGGGCGGCTGGGGCGTCGGCGGGCTGGGCAGGTTGAGCGCCGAACGGGCGTCCTCGAGACCGAGCCGCCGCCCGAGCCAGAGCCGCCCGGCGCCCGCCGCGAGGAGCGAGCCGAGCGCGACGGCACCGGCGTTCAGCAGCAGCTCGCGGCGGCCGTTGTCCGACTCGCGCTTGGGGACGAACCGGTCGAGCAGGAACGGCAGCAGCACCACCGCGACCAGGCCGGCCGCGAGCGACGGCAGCGCGTTCGTGACCCCTGCTCCTGGCCTCGTCGCCGCGGCGAGGGTCGCTACGGCGGCGAGGACGACCAGTAGGACGAGCCCGAGGCCGCGCCGGAACGCCGCGATGATGCCGGCGGCGACGGAGAGGGCGCCGAGCAGCACGACGATGAGGATGACCAGGAACAGCTTGTCGTTCGTCCCGAACAACTGGATCGCCAGATCCTTCATCCACGGCGGGACGAGGTCGATGAACGCCGCGCCGACGGCCTCGACCGGGGTCTCCCGGACGCTGAACAGCCCGGCGACGAGCTCGGCGGCGCCGAGGCCGGCGCCGGCGGCGAGGACGCCAGCCAGCGCGGACCGGGGAAGCGTGGGGGTCACATCTGGAATCCTCGCTCGGAATGCCGGCGAGCGCACACTCCCGCCGGCAGACGTCATCGGACCGTCACAACACGGCGGCGAGCACCACGATCAGCAGCAGGATGCCGAGCACGCCGGGGATGATCAGCCGGCGATGCTTCGGGTTCACGGGCAGGCCGTGTCGCTCGAGTAGCGTCGGTCATCGCGCGCAGCGCGGTGGCGCGCGGCGCACCGCGCCCGGCTGGGCGTGGTGCAGGAGGAACTCATAGTCCGTCCTCTGGGTGACGAACTGGACCGCGGCCAGGCGGGATGCGGGGTGTCGCGCGTCAGGCGATAGTCGAGTGACACGGCCTAGACCTTACCTGCGAGGGGCCAGGAGGCGATCGTCTCGTACCTCGCCCGGCCGCCTGCGCCCTGGGCGAGATGGGACCGGACGAGTTCCACCTCGGTCGCCGTCCAGGTCGGGCTGGCGTACTCCGTGAGCGCCTCGACCGCCGGCCGTACGTCCGTCGGCGTCCGCAGCCGCGCAAGGGTGAGGTGGGGCTTGTATCGGTTCTCCGTGAGCTCGATCCCCGCCCGCCTCGCCGCGGCGGTGACCGATCGGGCCAGGTCGCGGAGGGGCTGGAAGTCTCCGCGTACGCCGGTCCACAGCACCCGAGCGTTCTTCGCCGACCCGAAGCCACCGCCTCCGGTGAGCGCGAGCGTGACGGGTGCGTGGCGCGCGGCGGCGCGGGCGAGGCGGCGTTCCAGCTCCAGCCGGGTCGCGTCGTCGACCTCGCCGAAGAACGCGAGCGTCACGTGCCAGTGCTCCGGCGCCGTCCAGCGGTAGGGGAGATCGCGCAGCGGCGCGACGGCGTTCGCCAACGAGATGAGAACGGGCTCGGGAGGGACGAGCGCCGCGAACAGCCGCACCAGGCTAGGCCTTCGGTTCCTCGGGCGAGGTCTCGGCGATCGCGAGCTCGAGGTGTCCGAGGTCGATGGTCTCCGCGCCCTCGTCCCAGGCCTGGGCGAGCGCGGTGTGGACGACGAACAGCACCCGCCGGCGGATGTCCGACGTCCCTCCGCGCGTGTAGTGCCGGAACAGGGCGGCAAGGGCGTCGTCGTCGAGCAGCGGCACGTCGGGGCCGATGCCGTGCTCGCCGGCCCGATGTGCGAGCAGCTTGGCGAGCGCGGCGGCGTCCGGGACGCGCGG is part of the Tenggerimyces flavus genome and encodes:
- a CDS encoding molybdopterin-dependent oxidoreductase → MTPTLPRSALAGVLAAGAGLGAAELVAGLFSVRETPVEAVGAAFIDLVPPWMKDLAIQLFGTNDKLFLVILIVVLLGALSVAAGIIAAFRRGLGLVLLVVLAAVATLAAATRPGAGVTNALPSLAAGLVAVVLLPFLLDRFVPKRESDNGRRELLLNAGAVALGSLLAAGAGRLWLGRRLGLEDARSALNLPSPPTPQPPAIAELGLKGLSTWQTPNDTFYRIDTALSVPLVDPNEWRLKVHGMVEKPIELSLADLLKRPVVHSWATLACVSNEVGGDLIGNAQWSGVRIAEVLREAGPLAGADAVKSTSVDGWTCGTPLSVLTDARDSLLAFAMNGAPLPLEHGFPVRMVVPGLYGYVSATKWVVDIEVTRFDRFDAYWTPRGWDEQAPIKTQSRIDVPRSNATVPAGDVVVAGVAWAQHRGIDKVEVRVDEGPWQAARLAGEPTVDSWRQWTWQWTGATAGSYKLQVRATDAEGDTQTDQLAPPAPNGASGWHTVSVKVN
- the thpR gene encoding RNA 2',3'-cyclic phosphodiesterase, encoding MRLFAALVPPEPVLISLANAVAPLRDLPYRWTAPEHWHVTLAFFGEVDDATRLELERRLARAAARHAPVTLALTGGGGFGSAKNARVLWTGVRGDFQPLRDLARSVTAAARRAGIELTENRYKPHLTLARLRTPTDVRPAVEALTEYASPTWTATEVELVRSHLAQGAGGRARYETIASWPLAGKV
- a CDS encoding S8 family peptidase — protein: MAVSTVAALPAQAGETQRASAEPKAGKSVATVTLITGDKVTLLKAKNGRTTVLPRAARGREGITFGVREHGKVIAVYPSDAVGLVAQGKLDKRLFDVAGLVAAGYDDAKSKTLPLIVRQRPSKQLGKPKGIIPNRSLPSIGATAVKQTKKDGTKFWGWLVGSVNRKPGTSASLNGTVDKVWLDGKVKATLERSVPQVRAPQAWKAGFTGKGVRVAVLDTGIDENHQDLKGAVVARQDFSGTGDTADLFGHGTHVASIITGNGAKSAGKLKGVAPDVALVNGKVLDNEGFGSESGIIAGMDWATRTAKAKVVNMSLGGDPTDGTDPMSQAVNTLTASTGALFVIAAGNAYDNFSVGTPGAADKALTVAATERDLTTADFSSKGPRVGDFALKPDISAPGVDIAAARAAGTNIGDNLDAFYTRLSGTSMATPHVAGAAAILAQRSPKWKSDQLKTALMSTANAPKGRPWEQGAGFLNVERAVKANVWSYEGSISRFYKWPHTKVDSTSVHYVNRSTKAIKLNVAFHPADVAGAPIPAGVFSGVPKTVTVPAGGTVAVPVKIDPTKSKPNKFYVGTIIASAAGITIRNAVSVHVEPESYDVTLDYTDRNGQKVTSLDRFAQLPVVLNPYTGNFWDVRAKGGKLVARVPKGTTFAVTENLITPGKDEVAPSITVISKPSFAVTANTTVSLDARQAKKVSVKLDQNAQTEFWQLSVMEAIPDTQWHSYSLGFPSPPDAYVLATAPVAGRKYQFTYYQEAEAGDTTYETVSATSQRLPADPTYTVKDSSLSEVTFSIGSGGKALPGALGHGLAYDANGLLFNFGYERPVDLPSTRKHLVTTEVNGSVEALWSGYLYGFDSTSGNALFVQEARERAYSGTAEFRKREFLTPAYGSSAFGLHFGDGGMVLFTEPVNSANGPVFAFEDSIGGQLQLKRNGTVIGSSNNPYSVEALGSATGTATYALELQTGHQLSWLNYGRQVSGSWTFKATKPGAGDAQQYNLVAPRVSGDFSPSGDAPAGSSLPLTIQSDPGTPWLSKVELSISYDDGATWRALTVMPDPDGFKTTAPLPNVASGFASLRIKATGGDPTSTADLTILRAFGIKRVS